Below is a genomic region from Castanea sativa cultivar Marrone di Chiusa Pesio chromosome 2, ASM4071231v1.
cctcccattttatgaaccatgttcatcctcgcgaggacggcctcatactcGCTTCGTTGTGGCCGAGAATCCTagtctcaaagatttttcaaaagtaattccctctggaGATATCAAGACTAGCCCTATACCcgatcccctctgatttgctgctccatcaacatggactttccataatggaggtccttcacacgaaatcatgcccactgattttttacccatgccttcttgatagtcttctaacgaaggctcgcaagaattccgccacaaggtccgcgatgactcGTCCCTTTATACAGgtgtgcgaggcatatacttgatattgaaagctcctaggacagctccccatttggcaattcttcccatataatccgcACTTCGGCACTGATTTAAGAGGGAGccgtgtaagaacaacaaccgtacGAGACCGGAAGTACGGGGGAAgccttcgtgtagcatgtaccaccgccaagatgGCTTTCTCCAAAGGGTAAATAACTCgcctcggcctcatgcagagatttgcttacataataaaccttTCCTccggatgttattgtcatctcggataagaaccaaactaatcgcatggttagccaccgcaatatatgcaaacagaagtTCATCAACTTCCGGTCGAGACATAACCGgcgtcgcgagagatattcttttagccgCCGGAAAGCCACCGCGcactcggtccattcaaaacccttccatttattcaataatttaaagaaaGGTCCGCATccgtccgcggaccgagatataaatcatTGAGAGCAGTGCCATACCCGTTAgtctttgcacttctttaggattccgaggtgggtgtaagccgTTTATTGCCTTAACCCGAGCAAAGATTCACTTCAATCCCccgtgagtcaccatatatcctagaaacttgcccgatcccacaccaaaagagcatttgaGGCAtcgagccgcaatttatactctcttagcctCTCGAAAAGTGTTGCTCGCATCCTCCGTATGTGCgtaaacttctttactctttaccaccatatcatccacgtatacctcaatagtttttcctagccgggcctcaaacattctcgtcatcatcctttggtaggtagcccccgcgtttttcaaaccaaagggcattaccttataatgataatttcctatAGAGTGACGAATGCAAGCCTTCTGGTCCTCAACGCGCTAAGGGTATCCGGTGGTAACCTTGAAAGCATcgagaaaactcatccgaggatgtccaccGCAGCGTCAACTAACCGGTCAATccgaggcatcgggaatgagtccttcggcaagctttgtttaaatcgtgaagtctacacaaactctccacttcccattcttctttttcaccaccaccgtacgggctaaccattcagataaaacacttctttgatagccccccgCCTCCCCGAGTtcgagcacttcctcttttacttCGCTCGGAATGTTCTtcgaggacctccgaggtggttgcctcctcggcactacaAACTTGGATcgacctttaaatgatgacatatgaagttcggatcaaccctgtgggcctcatacgcgttccaagcaaatacatccatatttttctttaaaaataaaatcagcccGCCTCTCTTCCCGCGGCAATTGAACTCCGACCCGGAAGAACTTCTCGtgatcattgtctatgagaattttctccaattcttcacataccgCTTCATCTACCCCCGCCgtgggaagagactttgattgctatgcctctccgttagccgaggccgaggagtcTCGGTTCGGTCGACGCAGCACTGTTCGTAACACACCGGCCGAGCCACGTAccgactcccaagtaactccaccacccgGTCTCCcgaatgaaatttgactttgacatgcaaggtcAGGAAACAGCCCCCTAatgcatgcagccaaggtcttgccacaatagccgtataggagaataagcatcgaccacgatgaagtctacgtctaccacctccgaCCCGATTGCACAGTAGCCTAATTTGTCCTTTCTAACGACaactctcccttcgaagcttatcaaggtgagtcatatggcataagatcttcaactcttaatcgcaagcctctaaataggtcgtGGTACGTGATATCCGCGCCACTCGCCTCGATCAACCATTACCTtttttacatcatagttccctattccgagagttaccactaaggcatcatcatcaCGAGGccggatggtccccatcttgtcctcttcgcAGAAACTTAGATCCGGCAGATatttgccttaatcctcttcgccGATCCCGTGACTCTTCGCCGATCCCGTGACtcttcggccaatgttcgagctaCCGACATTACCCCGAAAGGAGCCGAGCTCCCTACTGGTGGccgcaaaaatgacattgatagtacctgTGAGGAGGTTTGGATGAAGGACCGTCATGGTTTGCCACTcccgattggtttcctcgcccgtcGGGTTGGTACCGTAAACTcgcttcagctttccctccttaaccaattgttccaaatgattccacaaagtgcgacaatccctcgtggtatgacctctctcccggtgataatggcaatggagattttagTCGCGTCTCAAAGTGGTCCCCCGCCATTTTATTTccgccatttgaaaaaaggctcatgccttattttctccaccGCTCGCCGCACCGGCTCCCCGAAGACGGTGccgaccacttgtgggggtactGACCACTCGCCCGGAAAAATCCCGCGTTgtgcctattgttgttgtatccgtccgacccgaaatccctcctttcgtgggataaccttcgccttgccttttccccgccgccgatcttcctcaacccttttgtactcgtcgatgcgatccatcgcCGACGTACGCTTCGACAGTGCttcttcgttaaggatttcctcaagtcatgctccgttggtaggccgacctccgaaggtccttattgctacatcgtcaaagtctccgtcaatttcgttgaacatttcccaatatccGTCCGAATACGTTTTCGTGGTttccttccctcatggccatggatagtaaagaatccaatggacgaggaactctaccgcacgtgataaagcgagaaccgaatgctctagtaagctctttgaaagaatcaatagaGCTCGCCCTTaggccgtcaaaccatctcatggccacggccctaggctagaaggaaaaatcttgcataacaaagtttcattcccggaatgcaccgccattctcCGAccgaaatggcttacgtgctccacagatccgtccgaccattgtaaagagtgaaggccgggcgttgtgtgaagcgccgaggcaacctcccttcttccaatccGCGAGCGAAGTAAGGACTCcggagatttggtgtaacgcttGCCCATcgcgtcatttcccaagcccctgtgGGGTAGCCTCTCGccacgcctcccatgcagatCGTCCTCCCTGAGGAGACATATTCACCCGGGGGAGTTCTCGGATCTCCTcgcccgtaattgtcatccctcggatccttccgaagaggggtcgaGACCGTGAGGAGTTCCCCTTCTCCTTTCGTGACGCAAGcctcctctttaggccgtcaatctccttcgCATGGCCCCGGCATTTCCTCTCataaggaactctgcttcctccttgcgaatgactagcacttctgatggtgtgtgtagtatgtacacttccttctcggttctctccatgatcaggatgtaaggagtgatcctcacgctgggagcccACGGACTCTGCACTGCATGGTGGttctgatcctaccatgatgtcctaaacttccttaaaaactaaattcccacagacggcgccaattgtaaggacacaattcaaattcccaaaccacgactgggaggaaatgggcttgaaaggcctttcttcacaatgaatttgtagaggatgggtttgtaatctagatttcaaggatggtttagacaattaccaaaagaacgggctttgggcccaatggaagaaaacaaagaatcgtttgcaaagagtaagactgagaattcctcctcggactgtttccgaggatagtttctaatagtatttctcaagtttggagtatttctcaagtttggatacaaatatggattatcatacactttttctctctcaaaaagcCTCTCTCTCCTTCGTATcccttcccttctatttatatcttccactttatggttgcaatccCGATTTctgatacttgtctcatccattcttccctaaaacCCGccgattagggaccaagttccaagctctatgctcagtgGCCCCATCCTTCCCTCTATCACCAAATTACAGattaattatgtaatttatcGATACATGGCAGCActtttactttagacattccaccgctcttttatcgtcctccacgtataccgcGTGTCCTCGACTTAATATTCCGAGACAAATCTACTCTTCTGACGTTTGGACATTTAAATACCTTACGATCATTTTGACGTTTTCGCATTGTGGCTTTCTAAATTtgcaaaagacttcgttggacCGCCCTTCACAAATtgctgggcccaatacccctacaacaCTCAtaccatttcttttttatgaaatagtttatagttttaattgagtgagatttttttattgGCTTCTATTTTGGGGCTTTCTTCGAGTCAAAGTGGGGGGAGACTTGCAAAACCctcctagattttttttcttaaaataaatttaattatcacttaaaatttttgagacacacacacacacacacacacacatatatatatatatatatatatatatatatatatatatatataaaattttgggggcttgagactttttaaatttttttacacaagTGGACTTAATTTGGCCTTGGATCTATTCAACTTTCTTCGTTGACATATGCACTAAAAGAAATTGGGTAATTATACATTTTAAATGTATTAACTATTAATAGCAGATTAATGTTACTATCATCATTCagcccaaaataaataaataaaaagggaaaaaaatatatagattaaaGACAATGACAGGACTCGAATAAGGGACCTGCTTGTCTCTTTCTATAAAAGAAAATCGATCTCCGTCACTGGCCAGGCCGCCAGAGTACTTTGTCATGTGGTGCAAGGTTGTTTACAAAACCTCATTAATGAAAAATGTGGGTACAAACAACCAATCAATCAACGCCAACACACAGTACATTTGTCTAGTTTCACTTCAGAGAGAGTTAAAATATCTATTCCTTCCTTTTGGTCAGCGAAGACAATAGCCACTCGATGAGATCAGATCAGTGACTTGTTAACAAAGCAAAACATATGCTCTAGCCACACCagaaaatttaactttttttggTCCACTTTATCCTATCATTGCCTATATTTGCCTATATGTGGCGCTAATCATCTCTCCCTCGATCCAAGTCACGCTTTCACACTATAAAACTGTAGAGAAACCCAATAAACAAGGCAGGAATATAGAAAAATCcaagagataaaagaaaaaaaaaatggggatcGTTGAAGAAGCTCACAACGTGAAGGTTCTAGGAACCGGAGTTCAAAACCTTGTCCTAGCTCATGGCTTTGGTACCGACCAGTCTGTGTGGAAGCACCTTATTCCTCACCTCGTTGACAACTACCGAGTTGTTTTGTACGACAACATGGGTGCAGGTACTACCAACCCCGAGTACTTCGATTTCGAACGCTACTCAACTCTCGAGGGACACGCCTATGACTTGCTTGCCATTCTAGAAGAGCTGCAAATTGAGTCCTGCATCTTTGTGGGTCATTCAGTCTCGGCCATGATCGGTGCCATCGCTTCCATCTCTCGCCCCGATCTCTTCTCTAAGCTCGTCATGATCTCCGCCTCTCCGAGGTACGAACGTAGAAACTCTTGCGATGAGGCTAGGCTAATAATTAAGCTCGTAgctaataataaattaaactacttttcttttcaattaaaTTGTGGTTTAAACAAGTCAATCACTtggttatttggatttttttttttgggttgagaagGTACTTGAATGATGTGGATTACTACGGAGGATTTGAGCAAGAAGATCTGGACCAGTTATTCGAAGCGATGAGGTCAAATTACAAGGCATGGTGTTCTGGGTTCGCACCACTAGCCGTGGGCGGAGACATGGATTCAGTGGCGGTCCAAGAATTCAGCCGGACCCTGTTCAACATGAGACCAGACATAGCCTTGAGCGTAGGCCAAACTATATTCCAATGCGATATGAGACAAATACTAGGCTTGGTGACCGTGCCTTGCCACATAATACAGAGCATGAAGGACTTGGCCGTACCGGTCGTGGTGTCGGAATACTTGCATCAGAACCTTGGTGGCGAGTCAATCGTCGAAGTCATGT
It encodes:
- the LOC142624701 gene encoding karrikin insensitive 2 receptor CA; translation: MGIVEEAHNVKVLGTGVQNLVLAHGFGTDQSVWKHLIPHLVDNYRVVLYDNMGAGTTNPEYFDFERYSTLEGHAYDLLAILEELQIESCIFVGHSVSAMIGAIASISRPDLFSKLVMISASPRYLNDVDYYGGFEQEDLDQLFEAMRSNYKAWCSGFAPLAVGGDMDSVAVQEFSRTLFNMRPDIALSVGQTIFQCDMRQILGLVTVPCHIIQSMKDLAVPVVVSEYLHQNLGGESIVEVMSSDGHLPQLSSPDVVIPVLLRHIRFDIAV